The following is a genomic window from Candidatus Zixiibacteriota bacterium.
TAGTTGTAGGAAAGGGCGATCCGATCCGATCCGCGTCCGCGGCTCGGATCGGTGCGGATGGAGTCTCCCCGCTGGTCGTAGCGACTGCTGCGGTGATGTCGTCACAATCGCGGTACGGTGATCCCCTGCTGGGCCTGGTACTTCCCCTTCTTGTCGGCGTAAGAGACTTCACACATTTCATCCGATTCAAAGAAGAGCACCTGCGCGATTCCCTCGTTGGCGTAGATCTTGGCGGGCAGTGGCGTGGTGTTGGAGATCTCCAGCGTCACGAATCCTTCCCACTCCGGCTCGAACGGGGTCACATTGACGATAATGCCGCAGCGGGCATAGGTCGACTTCCCCACGCAGATCGTCAGAATCTGCCGGGGAATGCGGAAGTACTCGACGGACCGCGCCAGGGCAAAGGAGTTGGGCGGGATCGTACAGACGTTGCGCTGCACCTCAACGAAGGCGTTCGGGTCGAAATTCTTCGGGTCGACGACGGTGGTATTCACATTTGTGAATACCTTGAACTCATCCGCCACGCGCATATCATATCCATAGGACGATACCCCGAACGAAATCACCCCCTCGCGGACCTGGCGGTCGGCGAACGGTTCGATCATGCGGTGCGTCAACGCCATGTTCTTGATCCAGCGATCGGATTTGATGGCCATGTCTTTCTCCCCGTTGTTCACTGCTGTAATCGAAACTGTCCACCCCCGCGACGGTCTACCATGTCTTGGCGTACGGTCGGCGAATCAATTCGAGAAACTCGCCGCGCGTGACCGCGCTGTCCTTGAACACGCCCAGCATCGTCGAGGTGACCGCCACCGAGTTCTGCTTCTCCACGCCGCGCATCTGCATGCACAAATGCTCCGCCTCCATCACCACGGCGACGCCGAGCGGCTCCAATGCGGCGGCGATCGTGTCGGCGATCTGTTTGGTCAACCGCTCCTGCACCTGCAGACGACGCGAGAACATCTCCACCAGGCGCGCCAGCTTCGACAGGCCGATGATTTTGTGATCGGGAATGTAGGCGATGTGGCACTTGCCGAAGAACGGCAGCAGATGGTGCTCGCACATACTGAAGAAATCGACGTCGCGCACCACCACCATCTCCTTGTTCTCTTCGAGGAAGAGGGCGTCATTGACGATCGCCGTCGCGTCCTCCGTGTAGCCGCGGGTGAGAAAACGCCATGACTCGGCGACGCGCTGCGGTGTCTTGCATAGCCCCTCGCGGTCGGGGTCTTCGCCGAGCTCCATCAGTAACGTCCGAATCGTATCGGTCAGCGCCATCGTCGTTCTCCTCTCGCGCGGTGCGGTTCCGGATCTTCGACCCCGGGCATCAGGTCGCCTCACCGTGGAACGCGAACGAGTTCTTCTCGGTCTCGACCAAGTGGATTGACACGTCCAACATGCCGGGAACATGCGGCCGCAGCATGCCATGAATGGCCGCCGCCAGGTTTTCACCGGTCGTGATGAACTCCGGCCCGAAACCCGAATCCAGATCGCGGTACGCCAGGCGCGGCGTCACATGTTCCGCCACCAGGTCATCCAACTGACCGTGGCCGAACAACACATCATCCCGTAGTGCGTCAGCGGTCAGGATCACCTCGACTTGATAGTCATGCCCATGGCCCGAAGGGTGGGCGCACGGGCCATACAACTGCACATTCTCCGCCGCCGACAATCGGGGCGAACGCAGCGTGTGCGCGGCCGCGTATCGATATCGCCTGGCCAATGCGAACATTCGTCGTTTCTTCCCGTTCATGGCGTCCGGCGGCATTCCGCCCAGAGGTCATCGGATTCGTAGATGCGC
Proteins encoded in this region:
- the dcd gene encoding dCTP deaminase; this encodes MAIKSDRWIKNMALTHRMIEPFADRQVREGVISFGVSSYGYDMRVADEFKVFTNVNTTVVDPKNFDPNAFVEVQRNVCTIPPNSFALARSVEYFRIPRQILTICVGKSTYARCGIIVNVTPFEPEWEGFVTLEISNTTPLPAKIYANEGIAQVLFFESDEMCEVSYADKKGKYQAQQGITVPRL
- the folE gene encoding GTP cyclohydrolase I FolE, with the protein product MRRPDARGRRSGTAPRERRTTMALTDTIRTLLMELGEDPDREGLCKTPQRVAESWRFLTRGYTEDATAIVNDALFLEENKEMVVVRDVDFFSMCEHHLLPFFGKCHIAYIPDHKIIGLSKLARLVEMFSRRLQVQERLTKQIADTIAAALEPLGVAVVMEAEHLCMQMRGVEKQNSVAVTSTMLGVFKDSAVTRGEFLELIRRPYAKTW
- a CDS encoding 6-carboxytetrahydropterin synthase; protein product: MNGKKRRMFALARRYRYAAAHTLRSPRLSAAENVQLYGPCAHPSGHGHDYQVEVILTADALRDDVLFGHGQLDDLVAEHVTPRLAYRDLDSGFGPEFITTGENLAAAIHGMLRPHVPGMLDVSIHLVETEKNSFAFHGEAT